A part of Biomphalaria glabrata chromosome 3, xgBioGlab47.1, whole genome shotgun sequence genomic DNA contains:
- the LOC106056931 gene encoding uncharacterized protein LOC106056931, whose amino-acid sequence MALCQCFEVSFKCTLIISRTAIKSTTRKYSLTRKVQKKQYAFNLNDLIQWKKETQLAFGAERKMTKTGKMRKSKKSGLLNERLSVLSDCSSPNAIIIPSKEELDLKVPPQIDSSDFPTPESAYNVDSPAPQLMPTFQDDGNQHAKHVLDGHKWMAHTNMPISLNSKVQSSATNQPLSPLPVSASTALRQNDHEIKCEDEVTQSLAKLISDRKKQSQLLGLTKPDLAVNNKFFLTKNRLKYNNQDKSFFTNKASNAEEDLSEIFIPKLAPIPQPKSSISNISEVYAIKPEPSVLDATSSLPIEPPDSYNVISEVPLFPRESTTWSQSAKLDQLKAFHNDIKALGFRTVPSVKSILNKSMPSINRYFLERWREKMIKELGEEGFQQHQEATIKRGLNLHANIQDYLSGKPLSEIQIMPDNQGHWASLQSTFKTMSNITALEVGVFHPLLLYRGVFDCVAKYKDFLCVIDWKVSKKPRPTIKDTYDDPLQIVAYIGAINANDEYVRKFGQINHGMIVIAYPDGQPSHVHIMDKATNKDYWRTWTDRLYDFYQLTYTEKFGQKIDKATNNELSQKSAS is encoded by the exons ATGGCACTATGTCAATGTTTTGAAGTCTCTTTTAAGTGTACACTGATAATATCTAGAACAGCAATAAAAAGTACAACTAGAAAATATTCGCTGACACGAAAAGTACAGAAAAAACAGTATGCTTTTAACCTTAATGATCTGATCCAATGGAAAAAAGAAACTCAACTTGCTTTTGGTGCTGAAAGGAAAATGACTAAAACTGGTAAAATGAGGAAGAGTAAAAAAAGTGGCTTACTGAATGAACGCTTGTCTGTATTAAGTGATTGCTCATCCCCTAATGCAATTATAATTCCAAGCAAAGAGGAATTAGATTTGAAAGTTCCCCCACAAATAGATTCATCTGATTTTCCTACACCTGAATCAGCTTATAATGTTGACAGCCCTGCACCACAGTTAATGCCCACATTTCAGGATGATGGAAATCAGCATGCTAAACATGTACTAGATGGACATAAGTGGATGGCACACACAAATATGCCTATCAGCTTGAATAGTAAAGTACAAAGTTCAGCCACTAATCAGCCACTTTCTCCCTTGCCTGTGTCAGCTTCTACAGCTTTAAGACAAAATGACCATGAGATCAAATGTGAGGATGAGGTTACTCAAAGCTTGGCAAAACTAATTTCagatagaaagaaacaaagccAACTTCTTGGATTAACAAAACCTGATTTGGCAGtaaataacaaattttttttaactaagaatagattaaaatataataatcagGACAAAAGTTTCTTTACAAATAAAGCATCTAATGCAGAAGAAGATTTATCAGAGATATTTATTCCAAAATTAGCACCCATCCCACAGCCTAAGTCTTCTATCAGTAATATCTCTGAAGTATATGCTATAAAGCCAGAGCCATCAGTGTTGGATGCCACATCATCTCTTCCTATTGAACCACCTGACTCCTACAATGTGATTTCTGAAGTGCCTTTGTTTCCAAGGGAGAGTACAACTTGGTCACAGTCTGCTAAACTGGACCAGTTAAAGGCCTTTCACAATGATATAAAGGCTTTAGGGTTTCGAACAGTACCATCTgtcaaaagtattttaaacaagTCAATGCCAAGTATAAATCGTTATTTCCTTGAGAGATGGCGTGAGAAGATGATTAAAGAACTAGGAGAAGAAGGATTTCAGCAACACCAAGAAG CCACTATAAAAAGGGGCCTCAATTTACATGCCAACATACAGGATTATCTAAGTGGCAAGCCTTTGAGTGAAATACAAATCATGCCAGATAATCAAGGTCACTGGGCCAGTTTACAGTCAACTTTTAAAACCATGTCAAATATTACAGCTCTTGAAGTGGGAGTATTTCATCCTTTATTATTGTACAGAGGAGTTTTTGACTGTGTTGCCAAATACAA AGATTTTCTTTGTGTGATTGATTGGAAAGTTTCAAAGAAACCCAGACCTACTATTAAAGACACATACGATGACCCACTGCAGATTGTGGCATACATTGGTGCCATCAATGCTAATGATGAGTATGTTCGAAAG TTTGGACAAATCAACCATGGAATGATTGTGATAGCATATCCTGATGGACAGCCATCTCATGTTCACATTATGGACAAGGCAACAAATAAAGATTATTGGAGAACATGGACTGATCGCCTGTATGACTTCTACCAGTTGACCTACACTGAAAAGTTTGGCCAAAAGATAGACAAAGCCACCAATAATGAACTGTCTCAAAAGTCAGCGTCATGA